From Salvelinus fontinalis isolate EN_2023a chromosome 37, ASM2944872v1, whole genome shotgun sequence, the proteins below share one genomic window:
- the mmrn2a gene encoding multimerin-2a isoform X1 — MLLAASYLDRSGPDKEADMTAVGELMLLVLGLMVTAHCEVRARDPEVEEEDQGLPVERGGWDTQGVGVHPGPGKFDIPHLRNGPHGHRPDIPGSAHHPVRHGPHGQPHQAGSGQHPLGLLPKETAPPPGEGGSYPARTGNWCAFVHRRIESIVESCGTEKYTIKSQSPCPNGTPDCQLVMYKLSTRPVYREKQKIFTALLWRCCPGHGGENCEETVADGHVSDPVDPTVAGRPHSGDTEPHHTGAQSRLTHQAEREQNDFQVSENPLYELHASEADNNNKHTESRESPSYPRQAQEHIPHPGYDPPHNPNHHQRDFNHGDPIRDEVEAVPLLPYQDSQSPPLLHMMALLMSQLQPMLDGFNRTLEHLTQEVEGLSRDVALLRNSQWEVEEEAQRGAGAGEGPEALEAKLEQGFQDTKEVRRELERQRAEMADRLHSQHAMLHYNITNFKTDIDGKIKRNHKMLQVNLQSMNATLSDMKLEQDRLSEVLQRHLTSPGARREPSQVNPSQAQQPPKDSAVWEAIARLDNKVVNNTVRVNALVEDLEMANDNVLDLKRGFRGLEENIAQTGRNSQIQFMETGLEVEAAKVAVLNRINELANNLTIHSEQLQEMETDMDYLYTQFYQNVSAAGDCDCKAFTASFSRLEQGLTNVTELANDNRLALDGGTDAESAHWGPSVDDVMASLAFEQEKSRTLQHNLTQLMTSVLGSHRDVLSLQESDKRLAAEMRHLSSSFYSLLKDAIRHTEVLEMLLGEEVMGFMDWPLHEQEAHSIPALQKRLQHMQQQIRGQNLSLTTLLEAARAEEVPSSDEPSVLVDLASRGLKRRSGDQRSDHLMDSAASEDRQDYSDSDLLSLEKAVEELGEKVNRLEYRPCPASCNITKDSASGGVEAKMQVEVAWLRKGLENHLRLFKNVFSNSEGLAESESTLDLDQLWALMKRKERKRQRKRKDKKEGIKDHIGESANLRSRRDTSVLSKLRDSPLMFLARSIQHSRPSDSLLVSEDTYLNLGQMYSTHTGMFQAPLAGVYLFVLTLNFEPGPSLSGLRRESGELAATLHQDKMASYGPVTRVCLLQLRQGEELRLELLGGTLVTDDPNDNIFAGLLLHHTT, encoded by the exons ATGCTTTTGGCAGCTAGCTATTTGGATAGATCAGGACCAGACAAGGAAGCAGACATGACAGCCGTGGGGGAACTGATGCTGCTGGTGCTGGGGCTGATGGTGACGGCTCACTGTGAGGTTAGGGCTAGAGACcctgaggtggaggaagaggaccaAGGCTTGCCTGTGGAGAGAGGAGGCTGGGATACCCAGGGGGTGGGTGTCCACCCTGGACCTGGGAAGTTTGACATCCCCCACCTGAGGAATGGACCCCATGGACACAGACCTGACATCCCTGGCTCTGCCCACCACCCCGTAAGGCACGGACCACATGGGCAACCCCATCAGGCTGGTTCTGGACAACACCCCCTGGGTCTGCTGCCCAAGGAGACTGCACCACCaccaggagagggagggagctacCCAGCCCGCACCGG AAACTGGTGTGCATTTGTGCACCGCCGCATTGAATCCATTGTTGAATCCTGTGGCACGGAAAAATACACCATCAAGTCCCAGAGCCCCTGTCCCAATGGCACACCTGACTGCCAGCTTGTCAT GTACAAGCTCTCTACCCGGCCAGTGTACAGAGAGAAGCAAAAGATATTCACAGCCCTGTTGTGGAGGTGCTGCCCAGGACACGGAGGGGAGAACTGTGAGGAAACAG TGGCTGACGGCCATGTGTCTGACCCTGTGGACCCTACGGTGGCAGGACGACCACATTCCGGAGACACTGAGCCTCACCACACAG GTGCACAGTCTAGACTCACCCACCAGGCTGAGAGGGAGCAGAATGACTTCCAGGTGTCTGAGAATCCTCTGTACGAACTCCATGCCTCAGaggctgacaacaacaacaaacacacagaGTCCCGAGAGTCCCCCTCATACCCTCGACAGGCCCAGGAGCACATCCCTCACCCTGGCTACGACCCCCCCCACAACCCTAACCACCACCAGCGGGATTTCAACCATGGAG ATCCAATCAGGGATGAGGTGGAGGCTGTCCCTCTACTGCCCTACCAAGactcccagtctccccctctgcTCCACATGATGGCCCTGCTAATGTCCCAGCTCCAGCCCATGTTGGATGGCTTCAACCGCACCTTAGAGCACCTAACCCAGGAGGTCGAGGGTCTGTCCCGGGATGTGGCTCTGCTCCGGAACTCTCagtgggaggtagaggaggaggcccAGCGTGGAGCAGGGGCTGGAGAGGGTCCCGAGGCCTTGGAGGCTAAGCTGGAGCAGGGTTTCCAAGACACCAAGGAGGTGAGGAGGgaactggagagacagagagctgagATGGCAGACAGGCTACACTCCCAGCATGCCATGCTGCACTATAACATCACCAACTTCAAGACAGACATTGACGGCAAGATCAAACGCAACCACAAGATGTTACAG GTTAATCTCCAGTCCATGAATGCTACCCTGTCAGACATGAAGCTGGAGCAGGACCGTCTGAGTGAAGTGCTCCAGAGGCACCTGACCAGCCCAGGGGCCAGAAGAGAACCCAGCCAGGTCAATCCCAGTCAGGCCCAGCAGCCTCCAAAGGACTCAGCAGTGTGGGAGGCTATCGCCCGTCTGGACAACAAGGTTGTCAACAACACAGTGAGGGTAAATGCCCTGGTGGAAGACCTAGAGATGGCCAATGACAATGTCCTGGACCTGAAGAGGGGCTTCCGAGGCCTCGAGGAGAACATTGCCCAGACGGGGAGGAACAGCCAGATCCAGTTCATGGAGACGGGCCTGGAGGTGGAAGCAGCTAAAGTAGCCGTGCTGAACCGCATCAATGAACTGGCCAACAACCTGACCATCCACTCGGAGCAGCtgcaggagatggagactgacatGGACTACCTGTACACACAATTCTACCAGAACGTCAGCGCTGCCGGAGACTGTGACTGCAAGGCATTCACCGCCTCCTTCTCCCGCCTGGAGCAGGGCCTGACCAACGTCACCGAGCTGGCCAACGACAATCGGCTGGCCCTGGATGGAGGTACCGATGCTGAGTCGGCGCACTGGGGTCCCTCTGTGGACGACGTCATGGCCTCCCTGGCCTTCGAGCAAGAAAAGAGCAGAACTCTCCAACACAACCTGACTCAGCTGATGACCTCAGTCCTGGGCAGCCACAGGGACGTGCTCAGCCTGCAGGAGAGCGACAAAAGGTTGGCGGCTGAGATGCGCCACCTCTCCAGCTCCTTTTACTCTTTGTTGAAGGACGCCATCCGCCACACTGAAGTGCTAGAGATGCTCCTGGGGGAGGAGGTGATGGGGTTCATGGACTGGCCCCTCCACGAACAGGAGGCTCACTCCATCCCCGCGCTGCAGAAGAGGCTCCAGCACATGCAGCAGCAGATCAGGGGCCAGAACCTCAGCCTCACCACCTTGCTGGAGGCTGCCCGGGCAGAGGAAGTCCCGTCCTCAGACGAGCCCTCCGTGCTAGTAGACTTGGCCTCCCGCGGGCTGAAGAGaaggagtggagaccagaggagTGACCACCTCATGGACTCAGCAGCCTCTGAGGACCGGCAAGACTACTCGGACAGTGACCTGTTGAGCCTTGAGAAAGCAGTGGAGGAGCTGGGGGAGAAGGTCAACAGGCTGGAGTACAGGCCTTGCCCTGCCAGCTGCAACATCACCAAAGACAGCGCCTCTGGTGGTGTGGAGGCCAAAATGCAGGTGGAGGTGGCCTGGCTGAGGAAGGGTCTAGAGAATCATCTGCGGCTCTTTAAGAATGTTTTCAGTAACTCAGAGGGGCTGGCCGAATCAGAGAGCACCCTGGACCTGGACCAGCTGTGGGCCCTGATgaagaggaaggaaaggaagaGACAGAGGAAGCGCAAGGACAAGAAAGAGGGGATAAAGGATCATATTGGAGAGAGCGCTAACCTTCGCAGCAGGAGGGATACATCAG TTCTATCCAAGCTGAGGGACAGTCCCCTGATGTTTCTGGCCAGAAGCATACAGCACAGCAGACCAAGTGACAGCCTGCTGGTGTCGGAGGACACATACCTAAACCTCGGCCAGATGTACTCCACTCACACTGGGATGTTCCAAGCACCTTTAGCAGGGGTCTACCTCTTCGTGCTGACACTGAACTTTGAACCTGGTCCCTCGCTATccgggctgaggagagagagtggggagctGGCTGCCACTCTGCATCAGGACAAGATGGCATCGTATGGCCCCGTCACCCGTGTGTGTCTCCTACAGCTGCGGCAAGGAGAGGAGCTCCGCCTCGAACTGTTGGGAGGGACTCTGGTGACTGATGACCCTAACGACAACATCTTCGCTGGGCTTCTCCTTCATCACACCACCTGA
- the mmrn2a gene encoding multimerin-2a isoform X2 — MLLAASYLDRSGPDKEADMTAVGELMLLVLGLMVTAHCEVRARDPEVEEEDQGLPVERGGWDTQGVGVHPGPGKFDIPHLRNGPHGHRPDIPGSAHHPVRHGPHGQPHQAGSGQHPLGLLPKETAPPPGEGGSYPARTGNWCAFVHRRIESIVESCGTEKYTIKSQSPCPNGTPDCQLVMYKLSTRPVYREKQKIFTALLWRCCPGHGGENCEETGAQSRLTHQAEREQNDFQVSENPLYELHASEADNNNKHTESRESPSYPRQAQEHIPHPGYDPPHNPNHHQRDFNHGDPIRDEVEAVPLLPYQDSQSPPLLHMMALLMSQLQPMLDGFNRTLEHLTQEVEGLSRDVALLRNSQWEVEEEAQRGAGAGEGPEALEAKLEQGFQDTKEVRRELERQRAEMADRLHSQHAMLHYNITNFKTDIDGKIKRNHKMLQVNLQSMNATLSDMKLEQDRLSEVLQRHLTSPGARREPSQVNPSQAQQPPKDSAVWEAIARLDNKVVNNTVRVNALVEDLEMANDNVLDLKRGFRGLEENIAQTGRNSQIQFMETGLEVEAAKVAVLNRINELANNLTIHSEQLQEMETDMDYLYTQFYQNVSAAGDCDCKAFTASFSRLEQGLTNVTELANDNRLALDGGTDAESAHWGPSVDDVMASLAFEQEKSRTLQHNLTQLMTSVLGSHRDVLSLQESDKRLAAEMRHLSSSFYSLLKDAIRHTEVLEMLLGEEVMGFMDWPLHEQEAHSIPALQKRLQHMQQQIRGQNLSLTTLLEAARAEEVPSSDEPSVLVDLASRGLKRRSGDQRSDHLMDSAASEDRQDYSDSDLLSLEKAVEELGEKVNRLEYRPCPASCNITKDSASGGVEAKMQVEVAWLRKGLENHLRLFKNVFSNSEGLAESESTLDLDQLWALMKRKERKRQRKRKDKKEGIKDHIGESANLRSRRDTSVLSKLRDSPLMFLARSIQHSRPSDSLLVSEDTYLNLGQMYSTHTGMFQAPLAGVYLFVLTLNFEPGPSLSGLRRESGELAATLHQDKMASYGPVTRVCLLQLRQGEELRLELLGGTLVTDDPNDNIFAGLLLHHTT; from the exons ATGCTTTTGGCAGCTAGCTATTTGGATAGATCAGGACCAGACAAGGAAGCAGACATGACAGCCGTGGGGGAACTGATGCTGCTGGTGCTGGGGCTGATGGTGACGGCTCACTGTGAGGTTAGGGCTAGAGACcctgaggtggaggaagaggaccaAGGCTTGCCTGTGGAGAGAGGAGGCTGGGATACCCAGGGGGTGGGTGTCCACCCTGGACCTGGGAAGTTTGACATCCCCCACCTGAGGAATGGACCCCATGGACACAGACCTGACATCCCTGGCTCTGCCCACCACCCCGTAAGGCACGGACCACATGGGCAACCCCATCAGGCTGGTTCTGGACAACACCCCCTGGGTCTGCTGCCCAAGGAGACTGCACCACCaccaggagagggagggagctacCCAGCCCGCACCGG AAACTGGTGTGCATTTGTGCACCGCCGCATTGAATCCATTGTTGAATCCTGTGGCACGGAAAAATACACCATCAAGTCCCAGAGCCCCTGTCCCAATGGCACACCTGACTGCCAGCTTGTCAT GTACAAGCTCTCTACCCGGCCAGTGTACAGAGAGAAGCAAAAGATATTCACAGCCCTGTTGTGGAGGTGCTGCCCAGGACACGGAGGGGAGAACTGTGAGGAAACAG GTGCACAGTCTAGACTCACCCACCAGGCTGAGAGGGAGCAGAATGACTTCCAGGTGTCTGAGAATCCTCTGTACGAACTCCATGCCTCAGaggctgacaacaacaacaaacacacagaGTCCCGAGAGTCCCCCTCATACCCTCGACAGGCCCAGGAGCACATCCCTCACCCTGGCTACGACCCCCCCCACAACCCTAACCACCACCAGCGGGATTTCAACCATGGAG ATCCAATCAGGGATGAGGTGGAGGCTGTCCCTCTACTGCCCTACCAAGactcccagtctccccctctgcTCCACATGATGGCCCTGCTAATGTCCCAGCTCCAGCCCATGTTGGATGGCTTCAACCGCACCTTAGAGCACCTAACCCAGGAGGTCGAGGGTCTGTCCCGGGATGTGGCTCTGCTCCGGAACTCTCagtgggaggtagaggaggaggcccAGCGTGGAGCAGGGGCTGGAGAGGGTCCCGAGGCCTTGGAGGCTAAGCTGGAGCAGGGTTTCCAAGACACCAAGGAGGTGAGGAGGgaactggagagacagagagctgagATGGCAGACAGGCTACACTCCCAGCATGCCATGCTGCACTATAACATCACCAACTTCAAGACAGACATTGACGGCAAGATCAAACGCAACCACAAGATGTTACAG GTTAATCTCCAGTCCATGAATGCTACCCTGTCAGACATGAAGCTGGAGCAGGACCGTCTGAGTGAAGTGCTCCAGAGGCACCTGACCAGCCCAGGGGCCAGAAGAGAACCCAGCCAGGTCAATCCCAGTCAGGCCCAGCAGCCTCCAAAGGACTCAGCAGTGTGGGAGGCTATCGCCCGTCTGGACAACAAGGTTGTCAACAACACAGTGAGGGTAAATGCCCTGGTGGAAGACCTAGAGATGGCCAATGACAATGTCCTGGACCTGAAGAGGGGCTTCCGAGGCCTCGAGGAGAACATTGCCCAGACGGGGAGGAACAGCCAGATCCAGTTCATGGAGACGGGCCTGGAGGTGGAAGCAGCTAAAGTAGCCGTGCTGAACCGCATCAATGAACTGGCCAACAACCTGACCATCCACTCGGAGCAGCtgcaggagatggagactgacatGGACTACCTGTACACACAATTCTACCAGAACGTCAGCGCTGCCGGAGACTGTGACTGCAAGGCATTCACCGCCTCCTTCTCCCGCCTGGAGCAGGGCCTGACCAACGTCACCGAGCTGGCCAACGACAATCGGCTGGCCCTGGATGGAGGTACCGATGCTGAGTCGGCGCACTGGGGTCCCTCTGTGGACGACGTCATGGCCTCCCTGGCCTTCGAGCAAGAAAAGAGCAGAACTCTCCAACACAACCTGACTCAGCTGATGACCTCAGTCCTGGGCAGCCACAGGGACGTGCTCAGCCTGCAGGAGAGCGACAAAAGGTTGGCGGCTGAGATGCGCCACCTCTCCAGCTCCTTTTACTCTTTGTTGAAGGACGCCATCCGCCACACTGAAGTGCTAGAGATGCTCCTGGGGGAGGAGGTGATGGGGTTCATGGACTGGCCCCTCCACGAACAGGAGGCTCACTCCATCCCCGCGCTGCAGAAGAGGCTCCAGCACATGCAGCAGCAGATCAGGGGCCAGAACCTCAGCCTCACCACCTTGCTGGAGGCTGCCCGGGCAGAGGAAGTCCCGTCCTCAGACGAGCCCTCCGTGCTAGTAGACTTGGCCTCCCGCGGGCTGAAGAGaaggagtggagaccagaggagTGACCACCTCATGGACTCAGCAGCCTCTGAGGACCGGCAAGACTACTCGGACAGTGACCTGTTGAGCCTTGAGAAAGCAGTGGAGGAGCTGGGGGAGAAGGTCAACAGGCTGGAGTACAGGCCTTGCCCTGCCAGCTGCAACATCACCAAAGACAGCGCCTCTGGTGGTGTGGAGGCCAAAATGCAGGTGGAGGTGGCCTGGCTGAGGAAGGGTCTAGAGAATCATCTGCGGCTCTTTAAGAATGTTTTCAGTAACTCAGAGGGGCTGGCCGAATCAGAGAGCACCCTGGACCTGGACCAGCTGTGGGCCCTGATgaagaggaaggaaaggaagaGACAGAGGAAGCGCAAGGACAAGAAAGAGGGGATAAAGGATCATATTGGAGAGAGCGCTAACCTTCGCAGCAGGAGGGATACATCAG TTCTATCCAAGCTGAGGGACAGTCCCCTGATGTTTCTGGCCAGAAGCATACAGCACAGCAGACCAAGTGACAGCCTGCTGGTGTCGGAGGACACATACCTAAACCTCGGCCAGATGTACTCCACTCACACTGGGATGTTCCAAGCACCTTTAGCAGGGGTCTACCTCTTCGTGCTGACACTGAACTTTGAACCTGGTCCCTCGCTATccgggctgaggagagagagtggggagctGGCTGCCACTCTGCATCAGGACAAGATGGCATCGTATGGCCCCGTCACCCGTGTGTGTCTCCTACAGCTGCGGCAAGGAGAGGAGCTCCGCCTCGAACTGTTGGGAGGGACTCTGGTGACTGATGACCCTAACGACAACATCTTCGCTGGGCTTCTCCTTCATCACACCACCTGA